The Falco biarmicus isolate bFalBia1 chromosome 1, bFalBia1.pri, whole genome shotgun sequence DNA segment GTATGTTCCTTGTATGGAGAATTCTagtcttaacttttttttttcttcttcatagaTTTAAATCTGTCCATTGTCTGCTCTATCCTGACACTATTTGGTGCCCTGCTAAGAAGATGTCCTAACTCTTGACTGGTTGTTGATGCCTGTATCTTACCTCGTTTGTGTAAGACAGGAGTTGTTGTGgacttttgggtttgggtttgtttttttttttttttttttccttttctgggaGACAACCAGAGGCATCTACAAAGGAGGCAGACTCTATTTACAAAAACAGAGGTGTGGTTtgttcagctgcagcctggggcaTTCCAAGAAGAATCTTTGTTCTTTTGTCCAGTGGCTCTTTGTAAAACGACTGCAGTCATACTTGTGTAAGTCACTTTACGCTTTCGTCTGTCATGTGAATCTGTGCTTGGATACATCCTAGGCAAATGCAGCGCTGGGAATGACAGCATTCTTACTGCTGTTAGAGGCCATTGTCTTGAAGCTGGAGTGCCGTAGAAGACTGTAGTCCCCATGGTGACAAGAGAGGGGAAGTTTTCATTCACCTTTCTTGGGAACAGTATTACTTAAGAGCTTCTGTGGCCTGCCATATTAAAACCCCACCTGTGGGCCAGAATAGGGTCTGTTTGGAAACACCAGAAATCCTGGAATCACTAGGGTAAACGAGGCTGAAAGCCTTTGTCATGGGGAAAACCCTGTGTTAAGGGTAAGCTCATTCAGGACTGGATAAGTTGCTTACAGTGTGCATTCTCTCCTGTAGTCCATGTGTACCTCCCATGGAGGTGTTTGTCAGACTTGGTGCTCTTACCAGCTGAATTGCAGTAGCTGTTGATTATAATGGTGGTCTGCCAGGTCCAAGACTGTTCCCTTGATATTTgatactgaagaaatatttgCCAGACTAGATGGTAATCATTTCTCCTGCTTTGCCCACAGCAGGTAGTATGAGCCAGAGCATGCTCACTGGTCAATGAAATGTGCCCTGTGTCTGAAGTTGTGCTGTATCTTTTGCTGCCTGTGAGGCAGGAGGAATGCTAGATAGCTGTAATGCCCCAAGGAAGTTTTCAATGGTATAATTTGAGGACCTTTAATTGTATGATTGTGGTTACTCCACTTCAGCTTCTTCAGATAAACTTATGATTACCTTAAGGACTAGATCAGTGGTTATTTTTACTCTACTTCTTCACGTTTCAGTAAATAGTTCACCCCATCAGTAAAATGCAGACTGCACACTCACACAAAGGCAGAAGTTCAATGCTGTAGCAGTatcacctgctgctgctttttaaataagcttAGTTTTGAAAGTGGAAGAAATGGGGCTCCATACACTTCCTTTCCTGTTAGCCCAAATTTCGGCCATATGCAATCCCTACCTGACATGAagaacagcataaaaaaaaacaactttgcaAAACCACTCTTTCACAAAGTCTTCAGCAAATACTTGCTGGTTTAGTGCTAAAGTCTGAGACGGAATTAAGAGGAGAATAATAGAGTGACATTGCATAACCTGGAATGATGATTAATGGCTAGAATGTGGACCTAGAAAAAGTTTCAGATTTCTAAatagctgtgctgagctgtaCTGTGGACTTCAGCTAGTTGCTTAACTTCCTGCTGTTTGAAAAGTGGTGTAATGTAAGCAAATGCCTGCAGTGTATTCAAGTATGAAATTTAGCAGAGGTGTCAGCCTCCTGAAACACACTGTTCCCCGCACTCTATTTTTAACACAAACCTTTCAGCATTTACCTGGGTACACTGTTCTCTCTGCATGATTCTAGTGAATTCCAGTGAGAAGCAAACAAGCTGAGTGCTACTTACTGCAGCTCGTTCTtaaatttctcctttccttcttatCTACTGAAGTGGCTATGAGGTACGGGAATAAGAATGTGCAGGCAATTGGATCTAAGTCCAGCTAGTACAGTGGCTGTTCTGTGACAAGTACACCTGTAACACAGACAGCCTGTTACAGAAAACAGGGGGACTTGTGGAACAGTGGGTTGTGGTATGTTCTACCTCTGTATTGGGTCTTCTGCTCACTAGAGCTGAGGCATCCTATGGTTTAATGATTTGTTGTTAATTGCTCTGGAGATTCCTGGTATCTATAtaagtactttaaaaacaaaacaagaacactGGTTATGCTCTTGTTTTCAACCTCCTGTAGCAGAAAGCTGTGAAACTTCATGAGTTCTTGATGAGATTTTTGTCTTCGAACACTGATAGTGAGCTATCCTCTTGgagcttttcttcccctttcactAGTAGCAGCCCCTTGTAAGGTACCATAGACAGCATGGACTGGGCAGTGATTATGTGGCAAACTGCAGTTCAAAAAGGACACTGCTTTTTATGGATGGTAGCAAAACCAAGTAGTAGAAAGTTTCACACTGTAGTCACTGGTCACCCAAACTAGGTGTGCCAAAGAGGCAGTATGCTCTGAGTTGGCAGGGCATTTACTAAACTGGAAAAGGACTACATTCTCCTGCATGGCAATAGGGAACCGTTCCATGTGTCCAAGCTTCTTTTTAAGGTTTCTTGTGTTGACAATGCAGTAGGCTGTGTGGATATATCAGGATGCAGCTTTTTAATCAAGCTACAGTTTCACACTTAAAGTGattctataaaataaatatttaaatatgtcaaaagctgtgttttgtcATGTTATGGACCATAAACCTTCCTGTCAGGCTGTTGTGATGCCAAATGGCCAAAACCCACATGTGTTACATGACTTTACTGTTCAGGGGAACAAATATGGATGTGATGGATCATTGCAGATGATGACTTAAGAGTGAAGTAGAAGAACTAAAATAAGGAGTAAGTTAATTGTTGTTAACTTGTCTTAGCACTTCTGTTTCTGCACTTACTAAATGTGCCATAGAAGCTCTTAAATTTAGGAAAAGCAGtagtgggctgggctgggtagcagcacagacaggcctgttggcagggggctgccctggccttGTGCAGTGCCGTTACCGGTGGCCCCGGGCTACCCCTGCCCCGTTCCGTCGAGCCTTCCAGCGCATGGCCGCTGTGGCTGGGGCGATGACAGGGCCGCGAGCAGGCGGGGCCGGCTGCCGATGTGCCAGGCACCGACGGAGCAGGGCGGCCGGCGGGCTCCAGCAGTCGCCATCAGGGCCTCCAGCAGCCGCCAGGGCCGGTCTTGCCCCCCGCGGTGAACAGCCAGGTCGCCGTGGCCTCCCGCTTCGGCCCTTCGGTGAGACTCGGAGCCCGGAAAATTAACCTCTACGTGCCCGCCCCTGGCCGGGGAACCGGGGCGGCTTCTCGCCGCGACCCCCAGGGAGGCCCAAGCCCACTCCTCCCGGCAGGTGTCTCAGTCGAGGAGCAGCGCCCAGGCCCCGCCGCTaggcccgccccgctcccgggcaccgcccagcccgcagcccgcaGCATGGAGTCGCACCTCAGCTTCCGCGGCCGCCGGGCCCTGGTGACTGGGGCCGGCAAAGGTGGGCGGCCGGGGGGGaccaggccgggccgggccggggggccggggctgaCGCCGTCTTCCCGCAGGGATCGGGCGCGCCGTGGCCGTGGCGCTGAGCAAGGCCGGGGCCCGCGTCACCGCGCTGAGCCGCACCGCGGCGGACCTGGAGAGCCTCGTGCGAGAGGTaccggccgccccggcccgaCCCCGGGGCGCCCGGCAGTGacctcccctgccccctccctccccccccccccccccccccccccccccggtaaCCCTCAGCCGGGCCCCCTCCGGCGCCCCGCCCCACGGAGGCCGCCCTCCCCGCAGTTCCCCGGCATCGAGGCCCTCTGCCTGGACCTGGCCGACTGGGAGGCCacggcggcggcgctgggcgCGGCGGGGCCCTTCGAGCTGCTGGTGAACAACGCGGCCGTGGCCGTGCTGCAGCCCTTCCTGGAGGTGACGCGGACGGCCCTGCAGCGGTGAGTTCCCGGCCCGCGGAGAGGCGCGGGCTGCTGCGCCTTGGCAGAGCCGTGGCCGCCGAGCCCGCGGCGGAGCCTCCCAAAACCTGGTCTCccaggagaggaaagggagCGGGCAGCGGCGCCCACCGTTCCACTCGCGGCTGTGTGCTGGTCTCTGCGCCCTGTTCACCCTGTCACCGCCCCAGGAGAGCGCGCCCAGCGCTGGCCATTGCGGTAACGGCATAACCAGAGCCTGCCCATCTGTGGGGCAGAGGTGAGGGGCACAGGCCACCCAGCCGCCACAGCACAGAGGGGCTTTTTGCTGCTCCTCACACCGGGCTCCCCATCTGGCCCCGACTCGGTCTCTGCTAAGTTGAGAGACCGTTGTCAGACAAATCGGATATAGAGAAGATGAAGCCAGGTAAGGCAGTAAAAAACTGTCACGGTGGGAAATTAAATTTGCTTACTGCAACaacatgatatttttttttctctcagaagaCCTGTAGTTCCAGTTCAGGGGGTAAACTTTAGGATACAGGATATGGTGAGTCTCCTTCCTCTGAGAAGGTGGGTCATGCTTTGACCCTACATCAAGAATGGCTGTTGTGGGTCTATAATAAGGGATTCATTTGTGACTAGAACGTAAAATGTACGGATTCTACTAAGGCTGTTCCACAGAACTAGCAGGTAAAAGCCTGAccaaggaaggaaggatgatgtggcagaggaagaaaagctgcttctaCCTATCTTACAGCTACTTTAAAACTGCATGAAAAGTTTGATTGACTGAAGAGTCACTGGCCAAGGCCCAGGGGTTACTGTTTAATAGAGGAATTATGTTAGTCTGCTAAAGAACAGAGTCCTGCTAGAAATGTGATGATACACGAGTGCACCTGCAAATCCCCCCTGCACACTAAACTAGCTTTTATTGCCAAAAGCATGCCTAGCCATTCCTGCTAGCCAGTTGGCTTGGTGTTTCTGTCCACATTCTAGAGTATCACCAGTGTTTCCAGGATAACAGCAGCACTtgtcctctgctgccttccaaaACAACTGCTCTCTGGCCTGGCCTCCAACCATCCGTAacttttaaatttgatttatttgtaGGTCTTTTGATGTGAATTTTGGAGCTGTGCTTCACATTTCCCAGGTGAGGAAGAATTGTCATTGCAGTTGTCTCCTCGAGCACCAGTGACTGCATTGTTCTGCACAGCAGAGATAAGTGTCTCTGTGGGGGCTAAAGGGACTGCAATCCAGAGTTAACCTGACAATTTGTATGTACGGCCCCTCCGCTCTCTGGCTTTGACTCACTCTTCTAAGTGGGAGGCAGTGAGGACTTACCTCCTCTGGATGTTTTTGATCTTTTGGCTACCATAACACCCCAGCAAGATTCCTGCTGAATGAAATGATGATTTCTCCTATTAAGATTCTGGCatcccttttttgtttgtttgctccCCACCCTGTCCCCCCCAGATTGTTGCTCGACAGATGATTGCACACGGGGTGCCAGGTGCTATCGTAAACGTCTCTAGCCAGGCATCTCAGCGTGCTCTGCAGGATCATGCTGTTTACTGTAAGTATGTGTAGCTTTAGCAGTGCTCCTCTTGTTTTTGACTAGCCAGAGACCCACAGCCACCAAAGCTGCCAGCTGCCAGTTCTGGGCAGTGAAATACTTCTGTGCGTTCCAGATCAGGTGCTATGCACTTACATGCCTCctgttcttcccttctcttgAAGGTTCCACAAAAAGTGCTTTGGATATGCTGAGCAAGGTAATGGCAATGGAACTGGGACCCCACAAGGTAGGATTCTtgctgagagagagaaaagcatcaAAGCTGAACCTCTTAGAGTGCATTTCCTCTCAGAGCAGTCTAGTTAGATTGTTTGCTGCTCTTGGTCCCAGATTAGGGTGAACACTGTGAACCCCACAGTGGTTATGACTGACATGGGGAGAATTAACTGGAGTGACCCTCAGAAATCTGCTGCCATGATTAATCGGATTCCACTGGGAAAGTTTGCAGGTCAGTGGTGTAAATTTGTTGCCAGCCTGGTCTCTTTCGTCATATCCAAGCCTTACCTCTAACTGCCATCACAGCCACAAATACCTTGCTGCTTTTGTGGGcagtcacagctctgctgaatgGCTGTGACTGAATTCCCAAGGGATTTGTTGAGGACAGGGGAAGAAGTCAACCTCATCTGCCCCCTTCTACAGCCTTCTCATCTTAGGACAACTGAAATGCACTTACTGTACTGTTCATAAATATGACTGGGAGGGGACCATAGGTGCTTGCTGTGAACTAAGTATCATTTGATCACAACAAGGACTTTCTGATGTCTAGTTCCCAGCCACACTGTCCTGTGCACTGCATCAAGCGGAGTTTGGGGGCAGAGATTTTTCCCTGCTCCAATTACACATAGAGGTCAAAGGCATACCTTTGGGGATGCTTGTTTTTCTAGT contains these protein-coding regions:
- the DCXR gene encoding L-xylulose reductase; amino-acid sequence: MTGPRAGGAGCRCARHRRSRAAGGLQQSPSGPPAAARAGLAPRGEQPGRRGLPLRPFGVSVEEQRPGPAARPAPLPGTAQPAARSMESHLSFRGRRALVTGAGKGIGRAVAVALSKAGARVTALSRTAADLESLVREFPGIEALCLDLADWEATAAALGAAGPFELLVNNAAVAVLQPFLEVTRTALQRSFDVNFGAVLHISQIVARQMIAHGVPGAIVNVSSQASQRALQDHAVYCSTKSALDMLSKVMAMELGPHKIRVNTVNPTVVMTDMGRINWSDPQKSAAMINRIPLGKFAEVDDVVNSILFLLSDKSAMTTGSSLMVDGGFLVS